The Flavobacteriales bacterium sequence TAGTTGCCACAAACAATTCCTCTAAGAAATCTTTATCTCTCGTTGTCGAAGCTTTAGAACCTACTCCTCCTCTGTTTTGAACTTTATATTCATCCAAACGCGTTCTTTTAATATAACCTGCATGACTAATTGTTACAACCATTTCATCATCAGGGATTAAATCCTCTATACGCATTTCATTGGCTGAATACTCAATTACTGAACGTCTCTCGTCACCATACTTCTCTTTAACCTCAATTAGTTCGTCTTTGATGATCTGCATTCTTCTTGATTCATTTGCCAAAATATCTTTTAAATCAGCAATTGTTTTCATTAAGTCATCGTATTCAGCTCTTAACTTATCTTGCTCTAGACCCGTCAACTGTCTTAAACGCATTTCAATAATCGCTCTAGCCTGAATTTCAGATAGTTCGAATCGCTCAATTAAAGATTCTCTTGCAGCCTCAGGACTTTTAGAACCTCTAATAATTTTAATGACCTCATCTATATTATCTGACGCGATAATCAACCCTTCTAAGATGTGTGCTCTTTCTTCAGCTTTCTTTAATTCATATTGCGTTCTTCTAACGATCACATCATGACGATGTTCCACAAAATGGTGAATCATATCTTTTAGATTCAACATCTCAGGACGCCCATCAACTAAAGCAATGTTATTCACTGAAAATGAAGTCTGTAACGCAGTATATTTATATAATTTATTTAATACTACATTTGGAATTGCATCACGTTTCAATTCATAAACAATTCGCATTCCATTACGGTCAGACTCATCTCTTAATTCAGAAATACCTGTTAACTTTCCTTCTTGAACTAAACCAGCTGTTTTTTCAATCATATCAGCTTTATTTACCTGATATGGAATTTCAGTAACAATGATTGCTTCTCTACCTTCTCTAATCTCTTCTATTGCAGCCTTGGCACGCATAACAATACGCCCTTTTCCTGTCTCAAAAGCACTCTTTACACCTTCATACCCGTAGATAATTCCTCCAGTTGGGAAATCTGGTGCTTTGATATACTCCATTAAACCAGCAACATCAATATCTCTATTGTCGATGTATGCTATAGTTCCATCAATTACCTCTGATAAATTATGAGGAGCCATATTTGTGGCCATCCCCACAGCAATCCCTGCAGCACCATTAACCAATAAGTTTGGTATTCTAGTAGGTAATACACTTGGCTCTTTTAACGAATCATCAAAGTTAGGTCTAAAATCAACGGTATCTTTTTCTAAATCAGATAGTAATTCTTCTGCTGCTTTTCTTAACCTAGCCTCAGTATAACGCATAGCTGCTGGGCTATCTCCATCTACAGAACCAAAGTTACCTTGTCCATCTACTAACGGGTATCTCAACGACCACTCTTGGGCCATACGTACCATAGTATCATATACTGAAGAGTCTCCATGTGGGTGATACTTACCTAAAACCTCACCTACGATACGCGCAGACTTCTTATAAGCACTCGTGGATTTAACTCCCAAATCTAACATTCCATATAAAACCCTACGATGTACAGGTTTTAATCCATCTCTAACATCTGGTAATGCACGAGAAACAATAACCGACATCGAATAATCGATGTATGCAGATTTCATTTCTTCCTCAATACTTACCGGAATAATTTTTTCTCCTTTTTCTTCTGCCATTTTAATTTATAATGGTTAATTTTATTTTATATCTTGTATACAATTTTTACAAGCATTCGAAGATAATCAATAGAACGCTTTTTTTACCGCTTTAAAACGACGATTTGCTAACAAACAGTCTACCAAACTCAACTTACTGTTAATAACTATAATCCAAAATCCAATTTAAGGGCATTTTTAAGCGTTCTAATGAAAGATATTTTTTTTCTCGTCTATTTTTATGACTTCATATCCTTTTAAGATTTACACCTTGTTTTACTTTAATTGATTAAAAAGCTAATGCTTACATTTGTCAAAAAGATTAACAAAATGAAGCGCATACCATCGATTTCAATAAAAATACCAATTGCTCTAGTGCTTACTAGCCTGCTGTTACTACAAAATTGCTCCTCATCTCCTCAGCTCCCTGACCCATTAGCTGCAGGATGGAAAGGTGAAAAAGTCTGTAAAGTATTAAAAGAAAATCCTTCTATCCGCGTATTGGAATGCTCTTTCCCTCCTGGTGTTGGACACGAAAGACATTTTCATGCTAAACACTTTGGCTATACGCTTAAAGGAAGCAGATTTAAAATAACAGACCACAAAGGGACACGAGAAGTTGATGTTCCAACAGGTTATGATTTCTTTAACGAGGGGATCGAATGGCATGAAGTCCAGAATATTGGCGACAGTACCGCTGTATTTTTAATTGTAGAACCGAAATAGACAATGAGGTAATGAGATAATGAGCTAATTAGATAATTAGATAATTAGATGATGAGCTAATGAGATAATTAGATGATGAGATGATTATTAAGATTAAAGACCATTAGACTCTAGACTCCCCAATACTCTATAAACAACACTATGCTAGTCAGTTCGAGTAATTTATTTTGAAAAAATTAATTGTATCGAGAAGTTGACGACTTATTAAACTAGATGATAGAAAAGAGAATAGAGAGCAGAGACAATTAGACAATGAGGTAATGAGATAATTAGCTAATGAGACGATTATTGAGATTGAAGACCATTAGACTTAAGACTTCCCAATACTCTATAAACAACGCTATACTGGTCAGTTCGAGTAATTTATTTTGAAAAAATTAATTGTATCGAGAAGTTGACGACTTATTAAACTAGATGATAGAAAAGAGAATAGAGAATAGAGACAATTAGACAATGAGGTAATGAGATGATTATTGAGATTAAAGGCCATTAGACTCTAGACTCCCCACAACTCTATAAACAACACTATGCTAGTCAGTTCGAGTAATTTATTTTGAAAAAATAATTGTATCGAGAAGTTGACGACTTATTAAACTAGATGATAGAAAAGAGAATAGAGAACAGAGACAATTAGACAATTAGACAATGAGGTAATGAGATAATTAGCTAATTAGATGATGAGATGATTATTGAGATTGAAGACCATTAGACTCTAGACTCCCCACTACTCTATAAACAACACTATGCTAGTCAGTTCGAGTAATTTATTTTGAAAAAATTAATTGTATCGAGAAGTTGACGGACTATTTAACTAAGAGGATAGAAAAGAGAATGGAGAGAAGAGAATAGAGATGATAGAT is a genomic window containing:
- a CDS encoding cupin domain-containing protein, which codes for MKRIPSISIKIPIALVLTSLLLLQNCSSSPQLPDPLAAGWKGEKVCKVLKENPSIRVLECSFPPGVGHERHFHAKHFGYTLKGSRFKITDHKGTREVDVPTGYDFFNEGIEWHEVQNIGDSTAVFLIVEPK
- the gyrA gene encoding DNA gyrase subunit A, whose translation is MAEEKGEKIIPVSIEEEMKSAYIDYSMSVIVSRALPDVRDGLKPVHRRVLYGMLDLGVKSTSAYKKSARIVGEVLGKYHPHGDSSVYDTMVRMAQEWSLRYPLVDGQGNFGSVDGDSPAAMRYTEARLRKAAEELLSDLEKDTVDFRPNFDDSLKEPSVLPTRIPNLLVNGAAGIAVGMATNMAPHNLSEVIDGTIAYIDNRDIDVAGLMEYIKAPDFPTGGIIYGYEGVKSAFETGKGRIVMRAKAAIEEIREGREAIIVTEIPYQVNKADMIEKTAGLVQEGKLTGISELRDESDRNGMRIVYELKRDAIPNVVLNKLYKYTALQTSFSVNNIALVDGRPEMLNLKDMIHHFVEHRHDVIVRRTQYELKKAEERAHILEGLIIASDNIDEVIKIIRGSKSPEAARESLIERFELSEIQARAIIEMRLRQLTGLEQDKLRAEYDDLMKTIADLKDILANESRRMQIIKDELIEVKEKYGDERRSVIEYSANEMRIEDLIPDDEMVVTISHAGYIKRTRLDEYKVQNRGGVGSKASTTRDKDFLEELFVATNHNYLLVFTEKGKCFWMRVFEIPEGSKTAKGRAIQNLINIEQDDKVKAYISTKDLRDEEYVNNNFIVMCTKNGIIKKTKLEAYSRPRTNGINAIGIREGDELLEAKLTNGNNEILMALKSGRAIRFPEEKVRSMGRTASGVRGITITNPSDEVIGMVCVEDFSHTILVVSEKGYGKRTLLNDPETGEAIYRVTNRGGKGVKTLNITDKTGELVAMKVVTDDDDLMIINKSGIMIRMHVDSLRTMGRATQGVKLINLKGKDTIAAVAKVERDENEEEIIDGEGGEDTPVTEE